The following coding sequences lie in one Leucoraja erinacea ecotype New England chromosome 20, Leri_hhj_1, whole genome shotgun sequence genomic window:
- the LOC129706757 gene encoding uncharacterized protein LOC129706757 isoform X1, with amino-acid sequence MEGNGQTRASGQRSYGQKGQVDKRVMVKHEQVEQGQASSWSNAAGWTASPVKRSRWTRERGSDMEHWARVKLETSWFGGLKLHECIIMGCRRVSHGDLGLANAWRNFVPRRKRFELQ; translated from the exons atggaagGCAATGGTCAAACAAGAGCAAGTGGACAGAGGAGTTATGGTCAAAAAGGGCAAGTGGACAAAAGAGTGATGGTCAAACACGAGCAAGTGGAGCAGGGTCAGGCatcaagctggagtaacgcagcgggttggacagcatctccggtgaaaagGAGTAGGTGGACAAGGGAGCGAGGGTCAGATATGGAGCATTGGGCGAGGGTCAAACTGGAAACCAGTTGGTTTGGTGGCTTAAAATTGCATGAGTGCATAATAATGGGCTGCAGGCGTGTGAGCCACGGTGATCTGGGTTTGGCCAACGCCTGGCGCAACTTTGTACCTCGCCG GAAACGTTTTGAACTACAGTGA
- the LOC129706757 gene encoding cytochrome c oxidase subunit 6B1-like isoform X2, with amino-acid sequence MAETIKDKLKNYKTAPFDSRFPNQNQTRNCFQNYLDFHRCTKALTAKGVDISPCEWYNRVFKSICPNSWIKKWDDQLEQGTFPGKI; translated from the exons ATGGCAGAGACAATCAAGGACAAACTGAAGAATTATAAGACTGCCCCTTTCGATTCTAGGTTTCCCAATCAAAACCAAACCAGGAACTGCTTCCAAAATTACCTGG ACTTCCATCGTTGTACTAAAGCACTGACTGCAAAAGGTGTTGATATTTCTCCCTGTGAATGGTACAACAGGGTGTTCAAGTCAATCTGCCCAAATTCATGG ATAAAGAAATGGGATGATCAATTGGAGCAAGGCACATTCCCTGGAAAAATCTAA